A stretch of DNA from Thiomicrospira sp. XS5:
CTTCACGCCCAAATCAATGATTTCACCTTCACGGGAAATCCCTTGGCCGTACAGAATATCGAATTCCACTTGTTTAAACGGCGGAGACACCTTGTTTTTCACCACTTTCACGCGGGTTTCGTTCCCCAAGATTTCTTCGCCTTTCTTAATCGCACCGATACGGCGGATGTCCAAACGCACCGATGAATAGAATTTCAAGGCATTACCACCGGTGGTGGTTTCCGGGTTACCGAACATAACGCCGATTTTCATACGAATCTGGTTGATGAAGATGACCAACGTATTGGTGCGTTTGATATTCGCAGTCAGCTTACGCAACGCCTGCGACATCAAACGGGCTTGCAAGCCCATGTGGGAATCGCCCATGTCACCTTCAATTTCCGCTTTCGGCGTCAAGGCGGCCACCGAGTCGACAATCACAATATCCACGGCACCGGAACGCACCAACGAATCGGTAATTTCCAACGCCTGCTCGCCTGTATCCGGCTGGGACACCAACAGGTTATCCACGTCCACGCCCAGCTTCTGAGCGTAAATCGGATCCAAAGCGTGCTCGGCATCGACAAAGGCTGCGGTGCCGCCCGCTTTCTGCATTTCGGCAATCGCATGCAACGTCAACGTGGTTTTACCGGAGGATTCCGGGCCGTAAATCTCAACAACACGACCGCGCGGCAAACCACCGATGCCCAAGGCAATATCCAGGCCCAAGGAACCGGTCGAAACGGCGTCAATGTCACGCGCGACACCTTGGTCGCCCATGCGCATGATGGAACCTTTACCAAATTGTTTTTCAATTTGTCCTAACGCCGCTTCGAGCGCTTTACGCTTATTCTCATCCATTAACATCACCGTCTTTTCGTTACATCCGATACCGAAGGCCGCCGGAGCCGACTTCAGAACCATTCAAATTACATTAAAAAACCCTTGCTTTCCTTTTCCCGCAAACGCAATTTGCGAAAAAAACAAAGGCAAAGGTTGAAATTTTATTGGGGCATGATTATCCCATAATTCCGTCGATTTAACACTTTTTTTATCGGCTGTCATCACCAATGGAGTTTCCGAAAAAAATCCACAAAAACCGAACGTTCAGCCTTCTTTGAGCAAACGCAGTACACCTTGCAAAGCTTCAACGGTGCAAGCCAGCCGAACCGCATTGCGATCCCCGTCAAAATGATAGAGTTTGGAGACGATTTCGTTATGCCCTTGCATCGCCCAGGAGATCCAGACCGTGCCCACCGGCTTATCCGGCGTACCGCCACCCGGCCCGGCAATACCGCTGCAGGCGATACTGATGGCGGCGTGCGATTCCTGCAGAGCCCCAACCACCATTTCCTCAACACATTCCTGACTGACCGCCCCCTTGTGCTGCAAAGTCACTTCCTTGACCCCCAGCATTTCATGTTTCGACTCATAACTGTAGGTCACAAACGCCCGATCAAACCAGGCCGTGCTGCCGGCGACACTGGTCAAGGCCTCGGCAATCAAACCACCGGTACAGGATTCCGCCGTCACGATCAACTTATCGCGCTGTTTCAGGGCGTCACCCACCTCGGCCACCAAGGATTCAAGGCTCGAACGGCTCATCATTAAAGGGCTCCTTATTGATAGAAAGTGTTTTATCGATTAGCATACCTTTTTTTACACATTTTTTACAGTGGCGACGCTGGCGAAATCTCACTTTCTGCCATTCACACATGGCATTTCCGCTAAAATATTCGCCCAACGAACCCCCGACAGAAACTTCAACCAACCGGAACCGACCGCAAACAATTATGGCCGAAAAAACCACCCACACTCCCATGATGCAACAATACCTGGCGGTTAAAGACGAGCATCCAGGTCATTTGCTGTTCTATCGCATGGGCGATTTTTACGAACTCTTCTACGACGACGCCGTCAAAGCGGCCGAACTGCTGGAAATCACCCTCACCGCACGCGGTAAATCCGGCGGCCAACCGATTCCGATGGCGGGGATTCCGCACCATTCTGCGGACGGCTATCTCGCCAAGCTGGTCAAACTCGGCGAGTCCGTCGCCATTTGCGAACAAATTGGCGACCCGGCGACGTCCAAAGGCCCTGTGGAACGCAAGGTGGTGCGCATCATCACGCCAGGCACCTTGGTGGAAGACGCTCTATTGGAAGACAAGTCGGAAAACCTGCTGGCGGCCATCACCGAAATCGACGGTGCCTATGGCTTGGCCTATCTGGATGTGGCCAGCGGCCGTTTCGAAGCCACCCAGCTTGACGATGGCGTACAACTGGCCGCCGAAGTCGAGCGCCTGAAACCGGCGGAAATCATTTTGCCCGACGACCCGTTGCTGGAACAGAACCTGCCGGAAGCGGTTCAAAAACGCCCAGGCCTGGTGCGTTATCCGGCGTGGCACTTTGACGTCGACGCCTGCCGCAAACGCCTGACCGACCATTTCGGCACCCAGGACTTGGTGGCGTTCGGTTGTGAACAGCTGCCGACCATTATCGCTGCCACCGGCACCATTCTGCATTACGCTCGCGCCATGCTGCAAAGCGACTTAGAGCATGTGTTCAGCCTGCAAACCTACCGCACCGACGATGCCTTGGTGCTGGATGCCATGAGCCGTCGCAACCTTGAACTGGACACCAACCTCAACGGCGGCAAACACCATACACTGTTTTCGATTCTCGATAACGCCACCACCGCCATGGGCAGCCGCTTGATGAACCGCTGGCTGAATCAGCCGTTGCGCAATCGCGACATCCTCAACGCCCGTCTGGACGCCATCGACGATTTGATTGCGCAACACAGCACCGACGATTTCCACCAGATTTTGAAGCCTATCGGGGATTTGGAACGTATTCTGAGCCGGGTCTCGCTTTATTCCGCCCGCCCCCGCGACCTGTTGCACCTTGGCCGTTCCCTCAACCAGTTGCCGGAACTGCAAGCCTTACTGGCGAATCAAGCCGCCGAAAAATGGCAACACATCGCCCAGCGCCTTGGCGAATACCCGGAACTGGCCGCACAACTGGATAAAGCGCTGGTGGAAAACCCACCCATGGTCATGCGTGATGGCGGCGTTTTCGACGAAGGTTACGACGCCGAACTCGATGAACTCCGCAACTTGAAAAACGAGGCCGGAGATTATCTGCTGGCACTGGAAGAACGTGAAAAAGAGCGCACCGGCATTCAAACCCTGAAAGTCGGTTACAACCGCGTGCACGGTTATTACATCGAAGTCAGCAAACAACAGTCCGACAAAGTGCCGGCCGATTACGTCCGCCGCCAAACCTTGAAAGCCCAGGAACGTTACATCACACCCGAACTGAAAGGCTTTGAAGACAAGGTCCTCAGTGCTAACGAAAAAGCCCTGGCACGCGAAAAATGGTTGTACCAGCAATTATTAGAGCGCCTCAACGAGGACTTGAAAACCTTACAACAAACCGCCGCCGCATTGGCGGAAACCGATGTGCTCAATGCGCTGGCCCGTCAGGCCATTGCCCTGAATTTAACCCGCCCGGTTCTGACCGACGAACCCGGATTGGATATTCAACAAGGCCGCCATTTGACGGTCGAAGCCTTGTCCGACCAACCGTTTATCCCCAACGACGCCTGTTTCGACGACGCCCGTCGCCTGCAGATCATCACCGGGCCGAACATGGGCGGTAAATCCACCTTCATGCGCCAGACCGCGTTGATTGCCATCATGGCCTACATGGGCAGTTTCGTCCCGGCGGAGTCGGCGACCTTAGGGCCCATCGACCGCATTTTCACCCGCATCGGGGCGTCGGATGACCTGACGTCCGGGCGTTCGACCTTTATGGTGGAAATGACTGAAACCGCCAATATCCTGCACCACGCTACGCCGGAATCCTTGATTCTAATGGACGAAGTCGGCCGGGGAACCTCCACTTTCGACGGCTTGGCACTGGCTTGGGCCATTGCCGAACAGATGGCGCAAAGCATTCAGGGTTACTGCTTGTTCGCGACCCATTATTTCGAGTTGACCACCTTGGCGGAACAGTTCAACAACACCGTCAACATTCACCTGAATGCCATCGAACATCAGGACAAAATCGTCTTTATGCACCAAGTGCAGGAAGGTCCGGCATCGCAAAGTTACGGTTTGCAAGTCGCTGCTTTGGCCGGGGTGCCGAATGAGGTGATTCGAAAAGCGAAAACTCACCTGCATCGTCTGGAAAATCAAACCGCGGCGCAAAGCGGACACTCGGTCACCGCCTCCGGTGCAGATGAAACGCCCGTGCAACAGTTCGACCTGTTTGCGGCCGGACCGGCCAACCCGAAAGAAATCGAAGACTTGCTGGACGAGCTGGGAGACTTGAAAGTCGACGACCTCACCCCCAGAAAAGCGCTGGATAAATTATATGAATTGACCGATATCGTAAAAGAGTTTCGAGGATAACCGATTATGGAAGCGATGATTATTGACGTCACCCAAGAAAATTTCAATGAAATGGTGGTAAACAACTCCATGCACGTGCCAGTGCTGGTGGACTTCTGGGCACCTTGGTGCGGCCCGTGTAAACAAGTGATGCCGATGCTGGAAAAATTGGCCAACGACTTGGCCGGACAATTCATCCTGGCCAAAATCAATACCGAAGAACAGGAAGAGCTGGCGAACCATTTTCAAATTCGCAGCATCCCCAGTTTCAAGATTTTTCACCAAGGCCATGTGGTGGAAGAACTGCAAGGCGGCCAACCCTTGTCCGCCTTCCAAGAAGCCCTGAACCCCTATCTAAAGCCGGACGAATCCGAAGACCTGCGTGCCCAGGCGCAGCAAGCCTTTTCCGAAGGCGATTACGACCGCGCCATGCAACTGCTGGGCCAGGCCTCACAAGCCAACCCCAATAACTATCGAATTCACCTCGACCTGGCGAAGATGTACTTTCAACGCGGCCATGTGGACGAGGCGAAGCAATTG
This window harbors:
- a CDS encoding CinA family protein, coding for MMSRSSLESLVAEVGDALKQRDKLIVTAESCTGGLIAEALTSVAGSTAWFDRAFVTYSYESKHEMLGVKEVTLQHKGAVSQECVEEMVVGALQESHAAISIACSGIAGPGGGTPDKPVGTVWISWAMQGHNEIVSKLYHFDGDRNAVRLACTVEALQGVLRLLKEG
- the mutS gene encoding DNA mismatch repair protein MutS, with the translated sequence MAEKTTHTPMMQQYLAVKDEHPGHLLFYRMGDFYELFYDDAVKAAELLEITLTARGKSGGQPIPMAGIPHHSADGYLAKLVKLGESVAICEQIGDPATSKGPVERKVVRIITPGTLVEDALLEDKSENLLAAITEIDGAYGLAYLDVASGRFEATQLDDGVQLAAEVERLKPAEIILPDDPLLEQNLPEAVQKRPGLVRYPAWHFDVDACRKRLTDHFGTQDLVAFGCEQLPTIIAATGTILHYARAMLQSDLEHVFSLQTYRTDDALVLDAMSRRNLELDTNLNGGKHHTLFSILDNATTAMGSRLMNRWLNQPLRNRDILNARLDAIDDLIAQHSTDDFHQILKPIGDLERILSRVSLYSARPRDLLHLGRSLNQLPELQALLANQAAEKWQHIAQRLGEYPELAAQLDKALVENPPMVMRDGGVFDEGYDAELDELRNLKNEAGDYLLALEEREKERTGIQTLKVGYNRVHGYYIEVSKQQSDKVPADYVRRQTLKAQERYITPELKGFEDKVLSANEKALAREKWLYQQLLERLNEDLKTLQQTAAALAETDVLNALARQAIALNLTRPVLTDEPGLDIQQGRHLTVEALSDQPFIPNDACFDDARRLQIITGPNMGGKSTFMRQTALIAIMAYMGSFVPAESATLGPIDRIFTRIGASDDLTSGRSTFMVEMTETANILHHATPESLILMDEVGRGTSTFDGLALAWAIAEQMAQSIQGYCLFATHYFELTTLAEQFNNTVNIHLNAIEHQDKIVFMHQVQEGPASQSYGLQVAALAGVPNEVIRKAKTHLHRLENQTAAQSGHSVTASGADETPVQQFDLFAAGPANPKEIEDLLDELGDLKVDDLTPRKALDKLYELTDIVKEFRG
- the recA gene encoding recombinase RecA, whose translation is MDENKRKALEAALGQIEKQFGKGSIMRMGDQGVARDIDAVSTGSLGLDIALGIGGLPRGRVVEIYGPESSGKTTLTLHAIAEMQKAGGTAAFVDAEHALDPIYAQKLGVDVDNLLVSQPDTGEQALEITDSLVRSGAVDIVIVDSVAALTPKAEIEGDMGDSHMGLQARLMSQALRKLTANIKRTNTLVIFINQIRMKIGVMFGNPETTTGGNALKFYSSVRLDIRRIGAIKKGEEILGNETRVKVVKNKVSPPFKQVEFDILYGQGISREGEIIDLGVKEKLIDKAGAWYSYEGQKIGQGKDNVRQFLKDNPEISETLQKELKERLMPKPASSKDAPEGDEAEA
- a CDS encoding tetratricopeptide repeat protein, translated to MEAMIIDVTQENFNEMVVNNSMHVPVLVDFWAPWCGPCKQVMPMLEKLANDLAGQFILAKINTEEQEELANHFQIRSIPSFKIFHQGHVVEELQGGQPLSAFQEALNPYLKPDESEDLRAQAQQAFSEGDYDRAMQLLGQASQANPNNYRIHLDLAKMYFQRGHVDEAKQLLEKLPDEAKESGEGKSLLALFKFSQMVAEAPDIETVQKNLQTNPDDPEALYHLAGYLMLHQQVEEAMNCLLKLFTVDRDFRDGIAKTTLLEIFDLLHKEHPQLVNAYRRKLQNLLF